The DNA region CAGATCGTCGCGTCGGGCGGCAGCGCCCTCGCCGTCCCGACCGATCTGACCGACCTCGGCCAGATCGACGAGTTGGTGGAGGCGGTTGGCCCCGTGGACATTCTGATCAACAATGCGGCCCGGTCCATCCGCAGGCCGCTGGCCGAATCGCTGGCACGCTGGCATGACATCGAACGGGTGATGGCGCTCAACTACTATGCGCCGCTGCGTCTGATCCGGGGCCTGGCGCCGGGCATGGTCGAACGCGGTGACGGCCACATCATCAATATCGCCACCTGGCGGGTGCTGCCGGAATCCTCACCCATGTTCGCCGCGTACAACGCCTCCAAGGCGGCACTGAGCGCCGTCAGCCGGGTCATCGACACCGAATGGGGATCCTCCGGCGTGCACTCCACCACGGTGTACTACCCGCTGGTCGCGACCCCCATGATCGCCCCCACCCGGGCTTACGACGGCCTGCCCGCGTTGACCCCCGATGAGGCCGCCGACTGGATGGTCACCGCGGCGCGCACCAGACCGATCCGCATCGCGCCCCGCAAGGCGATCGCACTACGGGCGCTCGACGTCGTCGCGCCGCGCGCCCTCAACAACATCCTGGAACGCGAGACACGACGCATGAACGCGCGCAACGCGATGACCGTCGTTGATCCCGCTCCAGCCTGAGGCGCGCCAAATGTCGAGCACGGCAGGGGAACACCGGCCGGAGAACCTGGTGCTGGGTGCGGTCCTGACCACGGTGGCCTTCTTCTGCGTCGCACTGGTGGCCGCCCTGGCCAAGGTGTCGGCTCAATACACCTCGACCGGCGTCCTGTTGCTGTTCCAGAATCTGATCTGCTTGATCTTCATCGCGCCGGTCGCGTGGCGCGGCGGCCGGTCCGCGTTGCGCACGGACAAACTCGGGCTGCACGTCGTGCGCGCGGTGACCGGCACCGCCTGTTGGTACGCACTGTTCTTCGCGATCACCCAGCTCCCCCTGGCCAACGCCACGCTGCTGACCTACAGCGCGCCGCTGTGGATGCCGTTGATCGCCTGGGCCGTCACGCGCCAGCGGGTGTCGCGGGCAACATGGCTGGGTGCCGGAATCGGCTTTGTGGGCATCCTTTTCGTGCTGCAGCCGCAAGGCCACGCCTTCAACATCGGCGAGCTGTCCGCGCTTGCCGGCGCGGTCCTGCTGGCCGTCGCGATGATGTCGGTGCGCTGGCTCGGCGCGACCGAGCCGATCACCAGGATCTTGTTCTACTACTTCCTGATCTCGGCGGTGCTGATCCTCCCCATCGCCGTGCTGGACTGGCAGCCCTTCCCGGCGCAGGCCTGGGCCTGGTTGATCGGCCTCGGGGTGGCGCACCTGCTCTCGCAGATCCTCATCGTGGTGGCCTACCGGTACGCCTCCGCGGAGAAGGTGGGGCCGTTCATCTACTCCGTCATCGTGTTCACCGCGCTGATCGACTGGATCGTCTGGGATCAGCGACCGACGCTGTTCGGCTACCTCGGCATGGCGCTGGTCATCGGCGGCGGCCTGGTGGCCGTGCGGGCCAGAGGCGCCGTCGAGCGCACCGAAGCCTGAGGTCACCTGCGCCGATCGGACCCCAACCCGTTACAAAATACTGCTCGTCTGGCAGGATGCTTGACAGTCTGCTGACTGGACAGCATGTCTAGCGAATTACGACGAGGAGCGCCACCCGATGCCAGAGACGGCCACCGACCCGGGGCCCAAACCGGCCGAGTACGACGCCGAGTGGGTGCGCGCGAAGTACGCGTTCGAGCGCGACAAGCGGCTGCGGCCCGACGCGGTGAACCAGTTCGTCGAGGTCACCGCCGATTTCTCGCATTACGCCGACGATCCGTGGACCGAACGGGTCGAGCGTGATCCGGTGCGCGACCACGTCCAGGTGGCGATCATCGGCGCCGGCCTGGGCAGCATTCTGGCCGCGGCACGCCTGCAGGAGGCGGGCGTCGACGACATCAGGATGATCGACACCGCCGGCGACTTCGGCGGCACCTGGTACTGGAACCGGTATCCCGGCGTGCAATGCGACGTCGAGTCCTACATCTATCTGCCGCTGCTCGAGGAACTGAACTACATCCCGACGGAGCGCTACGCGCACGGCGGGGAGATCCGCGAGCACCTGCAGAACTGCGCCAAGCACTACGGCCTGTACGAGAACGCACTGCTGCAGACCACCGTCACCGGCATGGACTGGGACGAGCGGGCCAAGAACTGGCGGATCCGCACCGACCGGGGCGACCACTTCACCGCGACGATGGTCGCGGTGTCCCCGGGATCGCTGACCCGCCCGAAGCTGCCCGGCATTGCGGGCATCAACGAGTTCCGCGGGCACACCTTCCACACCAGCCGCTGGGACTTCGGATACACCCGCGGCGACGAGTCCGGCGGACTGACCGGACTGGCCGACAAGCGCGTCGGCGTCATCGGCACCGGTTCCACTGGGCTGCAGTGCATTCCGTATCTGGGCGAACACGCACAGCACCTGTATGTGTTCCAGCGGACCCCGAGCACCGTCTCCGAGCGAGGTAACCGGCCCACCGATCCGCAGTGGGCGGCCGGCCTCAGGCCCGGGTGGCAGCGCGAGCGGATGGAGAACTTCACCCGCGTCACCTGCGGGGTCGAGATGGACGTCGACCTCACCGACGACGGGTGGACGCAGAAGGCGCTCGCGCTGTCCGAACCCGCCGTCGCCCGCGAGACCGCGCGACTCGGCCGCGAGATGACCGTCGAAGAGATCACCGACTTCCTGTTCCGCGCCGACTGGGACGCGATGGAGCGCCTGCGCGCGCGCATCGACACCACCGTCAAGGACCCGAAAACCGCTGCGGCACTGAAGCCTTGGTACCGTCTCAACTGCAAGCGCCCGGGCTACCACGACCAATACCTGGACACCTTCAACCGCCCCAACGTCACCCTGGTCGACACCGATGGCCGCGGGGTGGAGCGGTTCATCGAGACCGCCGTGGTGGTCGCCGGCGTCGAATACGAACTCGACGCGCTGGTGTTCGCCACCGGATTCGAGGTGGGTACCGAGTTCACCCGCCGACTCGGGTTCGAGATCGTCGGCAAGGAGGGTGTGCGCCTCGGCGACAAATGGGCCAAGGGCATGCGGACGTTGCATGGGCTGCAGACCCACGGCTTCCCCAACTGCTTCTTCCTCGGCTACACCCAGTCCGGGGTGTCCCCCAACTACACCCACACCGCCGAGGAACGCGCGCGCCACTTCGCCTACCTGGTACGCACTTTCGTCGAACGCGGCGCCACCACCATCGAAGCCACCGCCGAAGCGGAAGAGGACTGGCTGGCGACGATGAACGAATCCTCGGAGAAGCCCAAGGCCTTCTACGCCGAGTGCACCCCCAGCTATCTCAGCTCCGAGGGTGACAAAGAGAATCCGCACGGCATGTTGTCGACCAACTTCGGCGGGAAGCCCGTCGAGTTCTTCGACATGCTGGCCGAATGGCGCTCGACGGGCCGGTTGGAGGGGGTGACACTTGCGTGACCGAAACCACTGATGTCGCCGAAACCGGGTCCGCGGCACCGAAACTCACGATGCGGGACCGCCACCGCATGATGACCCGGGACCACATCATGACCGCCGCGCTGGACGCGTTCGCCGAACGCGGGTATGTCGCGGTGACTATCGACGACATCGTGCGCCGTGCCGGCATCGGACGGGCGACGTTCTACCTGCATTTCGACAGCAAGGCCGCGGTGCTGCGCGAGCTACGCAACACCCGGATGATGGTGTGGTCCCAACAGGACGCACCGCGCGGCGGCAGATCGGGTCGCCCGTCGATCCGGGCGTTCTTCGAAAAGGTCGTCGATTTCTATACGTCCGCCCCGGAGCTCTACATGGCGCTGCACCAGGCGCGCGCGGCCGATCCGGAGTTCGCCGCGGCCCACCGCGCCACCATGGAAGCCGACGTCGACGAGTGGGTGCAGGCCGACGCCATGCCTGGTGCCACCGAGGATCGGATCCGGCTGGCGATCGCGATGATGTACACGATGGTCGATTCGTTCATGCATTTATGGCTCGTCGACGGCTGGCCGCTGGAGCGCGCGGCCGCCATCGAAGCCATGACCGACGCCCTGCACGCCACCATGCGCTGAAGCGCCTCTTGATAGGAGTCCCCATTGGAGCGACGCTTTCTGCATCTGAACCTGGTGGCCAACGACATCAACCTGCACCAGGGCGCCCACGGCTACGAGCAGGCGCACGGCGTACCCGAGCGCAGCACGTTCGAGCGCCTGCTCGATTACGGCCGGTTCGGCGACGAGGGGTTGTTCACCGCACTGTTCGTCGGCGACATCCCCGGCATGCAGGGCTCGCCCGCCGTCGACGGCGGGCCGGCGGAGCCCATCACCGCGCTGACCGCAATTTCGCAGCACACCAAGCACGTTGGCCTCATCGCGACCGCGTCGACGACGTTCTACGACCCGTACAACCTGGCGCGGTTGTTGGCCTCACTGGACCAGGCCTCCGACGGTCGCGCCGGGTACAACGCGGTGACGTCGGTGATCGACGATTTCGCGCTGAACTACAGCCTGGTGCGCCATCTGGACCGCGAGGAGCGCTACGCGCGCGCCGACGAGTTCCTCCAGGTGCTCCGGGCGCTGTGGGACAACCGCACGTTACGCACGGATCCCGACGGCCGGACGCGGTTCCATGCCGAGCCGATCAACCACCGGGGCAACCTGTTTCAGGTCGCCGGGCCGCTGAACGTCGCACCCAGCCGGCAGGGTCGGCCGCTGATCGCCCAGGCCGGCGGGTCGGGGGCCGGGATCAGGGTCGCCGCCAAGCACGCCGAGATGGTGTTCACCAACTCGTCCACCCGCCAGAGCGCCGCCGCCTACCGCGAGACGTTGGACAAGGCGCTGGTGGAGCAGGGGCGCGCGCCCGGGTCCGTCCCGCCCATCCCCGGCCTCATCCCCTACCTCGGCCGCACCGCGAAGGAAGCCGAGGAGAAGCTGCACGAACTGGACAGCTACGTCGACTGGGCGCCGATCGCGCCGTTCGCCCTGGGCCAGTTCGGTCTCGAGATCCCGGTCGGGGACCTCAACGACCCGTTCCAGGTTGAGGCGTTGCCGGTTCCCGCCGATGTCGAGACGACGATCAAGAGCACGTTCGGCAATTATGTGGGGCTGTACAACTGGATTCAGCAACACCCCGGCGTGACCGTGCGCGATGTCGTCGCCCAGGCCGTCGGCCGTGGCGGCGCCACGCACCGCAAGTTCATCGGCTCCTACGACGACATCGTCGAGGACCTCGCGGCCTGGCACGCCGACGGCAACGTCGGCGGATTCAACCTGATGTTCTCGGCGGGCGCGCAGTCCATCCGGGAGTTCATCGACGAAGTGGTGCCGCGCCTGATCGACCGCGGCATCTACCGCAGCACGCCGGCCGATCGTCCGTTGCGCGAAAGGTTCTGAGAAAGGTTTCAAGGCGGTCCCGACCGGGGTAAAGGGCAGGAGCGCGGCGCCACGGGGGCGCCCCAGAGCATGGATGGTGGTGCGGTGATTCCTTTCATTTGCCCTGGTTGCGGCCAGTTCGACATCGATTCGCCCGACTGCTCGTCGTGCGCGGCAACCGATCACGCGGTGCAGGACGCGGCATAACAGCACCGCTACGTGTCGCGGGCCAGCTGAATCTGCTTCTTGATCTCCCGGTAGGCCGCGACTCGCGATAGCACCCGGTCTGCCGCCGAGTCCGCGGGCGTGACGTCCGGGGTGGCCTCGATCCCGTAGAGCATCGCGCTGAGCTTGCCGTGCAGTTCGGCGCGCTGCTCGGCGGTGCGCGCGTCGTCGCGTTCCTTCTGCAGGGACGCGTCGACGAGTCGGGCTTCCTTGGCGCACCTTCCGATCAACTCCACGCGTTCGATCGCGGTGGTCTCCAAATTTTTCGCGGCGGCCTTGGCCTCCGCGAGCAGCTTGCGATCATCGGCGCTGGGATCAGCCAGGGCGGACAATTCGCCGGCGACCTTGTTCAGCGCAAAAGCCTTCTGGAAACCCGTCGCGATCGCCGCGATGTCTGCGGTGAAATCGATGTCGCCCAGCCACCCCTCGCGGGCGGCCTCGGAGGCCGCGATCTTCCTCACCGCCGATTGTGCGGACTCGACTCGGGCGGCGTTCTTCTCGCCCATGGTGTCGATGCGTTGCTGTTTTTCTCTGCGGATCTTTTCTTCGCGGTCGCGCTTGGCCTTGGCCGCGTCGGCCGCGCGCTGCTTGCGAGCCTGCTCCTCGGCCTCGAGCATGTTCTTGTGGACGGCCTTGCCGATGGTGACCCCGATCCATACCACGACGGCGATTGCAGCCGTGACCCCGAGAAAGATCCAAACCTCCTTCGGGATCACCGCGATCAGTATGAAGATGGCGAATATGCCAGCGCCGACTCCGCCGGACTCCTTACCCCTCGCCATGAACGATCCCCCCTACTCGCCCGCGGCCCCTGCCGGCGGTATGGACGGATGCTAGCGGGGCACTGGGACAACCCACCCGCAGTTAGCTGCGGCCGGCACAGGTCTGTCGCGCCGACCGGCCGAGCCTCGGCGCCCCGATCGGCCAACTCCCGCCATGCCCAGCCGGGAATCACGATCTTCGAGTTTTCGGTCCAGCGCGCCCACGGCAAATCACCTCCTGACGAGGGTGTAACAGGCT from Mycolicibacterium sp. MU0053 includes:
- a CDS encoding SDR family oxidoreductase, with product MLAKVHSAMRLAGMRPMPRWPARTTVELCGKRILLTGASSGIGAIAAQKLAAAGATVIAVARREALLGEVVGQIVASGGSALAVPTDLTDLGQIDELVEAVGPVDILINNAARSIRRPLAESLARWHDIERVMALNYYAPLRLIRGLAPGMVERGDGHIINIATWRVLPESSPMFAAYNASKAALSAVSRVIDTEWGSSGVHSTTVYYPLVATPMIAPTRAYDGLPALTPDEAADWMVTAARTRPIRIAPRKAIALRALDVVAPRALNNILERETRRMNARNAMTVVDPAPA
- a CDS encoding DMT family transporter, which codes for MSSTAGEHRPENLVLGAVLTTVAFFCVALVAALAKVSAQYTSTGVLLLFQNLICLIFIAPVAWRGGRSALRTDKLGLHVVRAVTGTACWYALFFAITQLPLANATLLTYSAPLWMPLIAWAVTRQRVSRATWLGAGIGFVGILFVLQPQGHAFNIGELSALAGAVLLAVAMMSVRWLGATEPITRILFYYFLISAVLILPIAVLDWQPFPAQAWAWLIGLGVAHLLSQILIVVAYRYASAEKVGPFIYSVIVFTALIDWIVWDQRPTLFGYLGMALVIGGGLVAVRARGAVERTEA
- a CDS encoding flavin-containing monooxygenase, which encodes MPETATDPGPKPAEYDAEWVRAKYAFERDKRLRPDAVNQFVEVTADFSHYADDPWTERVERDPVRDHVQVAIIGAGLGSILAAARLQEAGVDDIRMIDTAGDFGGTWYWNRYPGVQCDVESYIYLPLLEELNYIPTERYAHGGEIREHLQNCAKHYGLYENALLQTTVTGMDWDERAKNWRIRTDRGDHFTATMVAVSPGSLTRPKLPGIAGINEFRGHTFHTSRWDFGYTRGDESGGLTGLADKRVGVIGTGSTGLQCIPYLGEHAQHLYVFQRTPSTVSERGNRPTDPQWAAGLRPGWQRERMENFTRVTCGVEMDVDLTDDGWTQKALALSEPAVARETARLGREMTVEEITDFLFRADWDAMERLRARIDTTVKDPKTAAALKPWYRLNCKRPGYHDQYLDTFNRPNVTLVDTDGRGVERFIETAVVVAGVEYELDALVFATGFEVGTEFTRRLGFEIVGKEGVRLGDKWAKGMRTLHGLQTHGFPNCFFLGYTQSGVSPNYTHTAEERARHFAYLVRTFVERGATTIEATAEAEEDWLATMNESSEKPKAFYAECTPSYLSSEGDKENPHGMLSTNFGGKPVEFFDMLAEWRSTGRLEGVTLA
- a CDS encoding TetR/AcrR family transcriptional regulator, with translation MTETTDVAETGSAAPKLTMRDRHRMMTRDHIMTAALDAFAERGYVAVTIDDIVRRAGIGRATFYLHFDSKAAVLRELRNTRMMVWSQQDAPRGGRSGRPSIRAFFEKVVDFYTSAPELYMALHQARAADPEFAAAHRATMEADVDEWVQADAMPGATEDRIRLAIAMMYTMVDSFMHLWLVDGWPLERAAAIEAMTDALHATMR
- a CDS encoding NtaA/DmoA family FMN-dependent monooxygenase (This protein belongs to a clade of FMN-dependent monooxygenases, within a broader family of flavin-dependent oxidoreductases, the luciferase-like monooxygenase (LMM) family, some of whose members use coenzyme F420 rather than FMN.); this encodes MERRFLHLNLVANDINLHQGAHGYEQAHGVPERSTFERLLDYGRFGDEGLFTALFVGDIPGMQGSPAVDGGPAEPITALTAISQHTKHVGLIATASTTFYDPYNLARLLASLDQASDGRAGYNAVTSVIDDFALNYSLVRHLDREERYARADEFLQVLRALWDNRTLRTDPDGRTRFHAEPINHRGNLFQVAGPLNVAPSRQGRPLIAQAGGSGAGIRVAAKHAEMVFTNSSTRQSAAAYRETLDKALVEQGRAPGSVPPIPGLIPYLGRTAKEAEEKLHELDSYVDWAPIAPFALGQFGLEIPVGDLNDPFQVEALPVPADVETTIKSTFGNYVGLYNWIQQHPGVTVRDVVAQAVGRGGATHRKFIGSYDDIVEDLAAWHADGNVGGFNLMFSAGAQSIREFIDEVVPRLIDRGIYRSTPADRPLRERF